ggcaagccttccctgccaatttatttggcaagaggccgctcctaagactcaaatAGCATCAACTATAATGTTTAATAACATAAAAAGCAATTGAGTGTGCAAGAAAACTAAGCCATGAAAGGAAAAGAATAATGGAATTCAAgtaagtagcaaacatcaattATAGATTCCTATTGAATTACAAGGGGAGATATATTAGTACCCAAGTCCAACAGCAAGTTCTCGAGCAACTATTTGGTTAATTTCAGTTGAATCACCAACAATATAAATCGATGTTCCTTTTAATAGCTGTATCGCTCCTGCTGTCAAGGATTCCCATGTCTCTATAATATCAGGCCATTTCAAATCAGGATCCTGCTTCTTCAAATTAAGAACCAGTTGATCTTCATCTATGTACCTATTTGAAAAATGAAGGCACACAACACATCAAACACTTGTAAACAGTAAATATTAGAGTAAATACAATGAGCATCACAACACAAACCATATTGTTTCAGCAggtttgattttatcaaatagATGATTAGTTTCTATGAGTGTGGTGGAAGATCCTGATGTTTGTAGTCTAACAATTAACGAAGTACCGTCTGCATCGACAAATATATCTTTGGAACTCTGGTATTCATGGCTCCCGAGAGGTAACTTCAATTCCACCTCTGTAGGTCCATCAGAAAACtgcatcaaatttcaaaatcagaATCCAAAAGAATCCCCAAAGGATAGGGGTAATAGAGAGTTGAGTTAGAATAAGTACATCGTAGTTAATGTTGGTGAATTCGGTGGAAATGCTTTTGCAGGAGATAGGATTGAATCTCTTGGAAGTGGTGGTGGCATTATATGATTTAAGTGTTgaaattgagagagagaaactTGGTTTACCAATAGAAAGGAAGACATTTTGCAGACATTTTTGCTGGGTTTTAATTGGGTTtttggagaaggagaagaagctGCCGAGTCTTGTGCTGCTGCTGCTAGCCATGTCTTCGTGAGTAGGAAATAGGGAGACAGCCAAAAAGCCGCATAGAGTTGAGGATAATGCATCTGATATTTAAAAGCCCAAAACCAGCCCCTGAACTTGTGGCTTTTAGTCGTTTTGCTCACCGAATTTATTGGACGATCTATTTAcccttcaactatttaaaaatggTATTAAcagccttttatttttattataacgGAAAAAGTCATGACATTTTCTCATTGTAAAATGCAAATGAGATTAGTATAGACAGTACACAAATTTTCTTATAAAAATAGTATATAGCTTTAACTCCTTCTAAATCGTTTAGGTATATCTAGACTGATTCTAATACTTCCATAAATACTTGTACTAATACTGGAACtcttgtttccgttataatgaaaatagggaGTTGTTAGtatcaattttaaatatttgagGTGGCAAATAGGTCATCTCATAAGTTCAGGAgacaaaattatcaaaattaacAAGTTCAAGAGAAAATGTCTTCGAAAATTTAGgcctatttaaaatttaaaatatgatttaggtctatttaaaatttaaaatacgtataaaAGAAGTTCCAATAAAGTTAAAATTGATATATATTAGGTTAAATTATTCACCCGTaccacaaattaaaaaatataattaatataaaatcaattttaataaatttaaattaaggCATTATATCGATTTGGATCTTCAAGTTAAAGCTTTAAAGTCAATTgagaccttaaactatcaaaatcatcaatcaggtccttgaactaagcaaaaatcatcaattgggtCCCCAtcttatcctaaaatcagaaattgtTACTTTcatatagactgtaataattgtgttggttcaaaatgagtttggaaAAGAGAGTTTCAaattgttcaaccgaatgattttcgatgaggctTCAATTAGAgatttttgtttaaaatgaaGAATCAATTAATGGTTTTTTTGTTAGTTCAGGA
The sequence above is drawn from the Euphorbia lathyris chromosome 6, ddEupLath1.1, whole genome shotgun sequence genome and encodes:
- the LOC136231816 gene encoding probable inactive shikimate kinase like 2, chloroplastic, yielding MASSSSTRLGSFFSFSKNPIKTQQKCLQNVFLSIGKPSFSLSISTLKSYNATTTSKRFNPISCKSISTEFTNINYDFSDGPTEVELKLPLGSHEYQSSKDIFVDADGTSLIVRLQTSGSSTTLIETNHLFDKIKPAETIWYIDEDQLVLNLKKQDPDLKWPDIIETWESLTAGAIQLLKGTSIYIVGDSTEINQIVARELAVGLGYTPLHTQELLETFARQTVDSWAVAEGYDSVATGESVILESLSSNVRTVVSTLGGLQGAARKADKWQHLYAGFTVWLSQTTATAEDLAKEEARRHIEDGKLAYSNADVVVKVQGWDADYAKNVAQASLSALKQLVMSDKKLPNKKSLYIRLGCRGDWPNIKPTGWDPSAQVEDETS